The sequence CGGTACGTCAGCTTGCCGATCGCCTTACGTCCCTCCGCGTAGAAACAGCCCGACAGGTTGTAGCAGGCGGCGACGTAGCGGGTGTCGGCGAGGTTGGTGACATTCAGCGACAGGCGCCAATTGTCCCTGGTGTAGGCAAGCAGCGCATCCAGCACGGTCGAGGCTCCCACCTTGAACGTGTTGGCGTCATCGCCCCAGGTCGCGCCGACATAACGAATGCCGCCGCCGAACTGCAGGCCCGCCAGCACCCCGTTCTGGAGCGTATAATCGCTCCACAGCGAGGCGCGATTGAGCGGCACGGTGACCGGCGCCTTGCCGACATTGACCGGATCCTGCGTCACCATGGCATCGACATAGGCATAGGCCGCACGCAGGTTCCAGCCGTCGGCGAGCGACATCGTGCCTTCGAGCTCGATGCCGCGCGATTTCACCTGCCCGGTTTGTTCGGCATAGGTCGCTGCAGGCACGTAGGTGACGACGTTGTCGCGCGTCAGGTCGAAGGCAGCGAAGGTGAACAGCGCGTTCCAGCCGAGTGGCTGGTACTTGACGCCCACTTCGTATTGGACGCCCGTCTCGGGATTGAGCATCTGTCCGCCAAAACCTGTCGCCAGCACCGGCAGGAACGATTCCGAATAGCTGAAGTAAGGCGCGATGCCGTTGTCGAAATTGTACATCACCGCGGCGCGGCCGGTGAAGGCCGAGGCATCCTTTGAGACCGACGTGTTGGCGATTCCGTTGTCGACCTGCGTCGTCACGAAATCCTGGCGGCCACCAAGTTGGAACGACAGCCGGCCGAGCTTGATCTGGTCCTGCGCATAGAGGCCGACCTGCGACTGCTTGACGCCGGTCTTGTCGCTGGCCACGGCGTCCACAGCGTAGTCGTAGCTGTACACCGGGTTGAAGACGTTGACCGTGGGCGCCGACGTCGTGACGCCAAAGGCGGTGTCGCGGAACGTGGTGTTGCGATAGTCGACCCCGACCAGCGTGGTGTGGCTCAGGATTCCGGTCGTGAACTTGCCCTGGAGCTGGTTATCCACCGCAAAGGAGTTGATGTAGGAGTTGCTGTAGCTGCCATAGCGCGCGAGCTGCCCCGCCGCCTCGTCGGTATAGCCGCCGCCGTAAAACACCTTCTCCTCATTGTGCTGGTAGGCGTAGCGCAGATTCTGGCGGAACGTGATGTTGTCGGTGAAATCGTGCGAGAGCTGGTAGCCGGCGGTCGCGATCTCGGTGTTGAAGGCGTCGAAGCTCGGCACGCCCGCGAAGAACGAGACCGGAATGGTGCGGCCGTTGTTCGGCCAGACCGTGCCGGAGGCCGGCAGGAACTGGAGTCCCCACCCTGCCCGATCCCTCTGATAGTTGGCGAGCACGGTGAGGGTCGTGTCCTCGTTCGGCTTGAAGGTGACGGCGGGCGCGATGAAGACGCGGTTGTCCTTGCTGAAGTCGACCTGGGTCTCGCCGTCGCGCACGACGCCGGTCAGGCGCCACAGCACGGTGCCTTCCTTGTTGGCCGGGCCGCCCATGTCGAACTGGCCTTGATATCGGTTGAAGCTGCCGCCGGAGATCGAGACCTCGCCGAGCTGCTGCGCCGTCGGCAGTTTTGTCACGTAGTTGAGCAGGCCGCCGGTGCCGCTGCCGCCATACATCGCGGAAGACGGTCCTTTGAGAATCTCGAGGCGTTCGGCACCGTAGGGATCGAGCCCGTTGAAATGCACGTAGTTGCTGGAGGGGATTCGCAGGCCGTCGATGTAGAGGCCCGGCATGGTCATGTCGAAGCCGCGGATCTGGAGACCGCCGAAGCGGGTGTCCGAGCCGCCATTGACGTCGCCGCTGACGCCGGCCGTGTAGCGCAGCGCCTCGCCGATCGAGACCGCGCCCTGATTCCTGATCTGGTCGGTGGTGACGACGGAGATCGATTGGGGGGTCTCGATCAGCGGCGTGTCGGTCTTGGTGGCGGTGCTGCTGCGCGTGGCGACGAAGCCGCGCACAGGTCCGCCGGCGCGTTCGCCCGTCGCGCCATTCGACGCCGACTGGGCCGGCGCGGCCTGCAGCGCAGGAGCACGACGATTGGCGCGGAAGGTGCGCGTCGATGCCGATCGTCGCGAGGCCGCGGTCGCCGCAGGACGTGCGCGCTGGGCCGGCGCGTCAACGGTGACCGAGGGAATTTGCGTCTGCGCCTGCACCTGCACGGGACCAAGGGAAAGGAGGAGAGCCGCTGAGCTGACGGCTCCGAAGAAGAGCACCTGAAGCTGTCGATGGCGCGTTCGAAAACGCGCAGGAAGTTGGAAGTCAGTCACGTCTTAGCAGCCCCACGCACTGCCGGCTTCGCCGGTATCGTTTTTGATGCCCCGCCCTAACGCAGGCGATTTCGGAGCGCGATAGGAACCGGGTTAGAACTTCTCCAGACCTGTGCGCAGCATGTGCGGCGAATGCGCTCAGGCGCAGAGAGAGCGGATTTGGAATCCTTCTAGGCGACTGTGGTCGACGCGACGAAGCGCGAGCACCAATGACATCGCAAGCGGCGCGGAGAACGAATCCTTTACCATGGCCTCGGCGCTCGAT is a genomic window of Bradyrhizobium sp. CB1717 containing:
- a CDS encoding TonB-dependent siderophore receptor, translated to MRGFVATRSSTATKTDTPLIETPQSISVVTTDQIRNQGAVSIGEALRYTAGVSGDVNGGSDTRFGGLQIRGFDMTMPGLYIDGLRIPSSNYVHFNGLDPYGAERLEILKGPSSAMYGGSGTGGLLNYVTKLPTAQQLGEVSISGGSFNRYQGQFDMGGPANKEGTVLWRLTGVVRDGETQVDFSKDNRVFIAPAVTFKPNEDTTLTVLANYQRDRAGWGLQFLPASGTVWPNNGRTIPVSFFAGVPSFDAFNTEIATAGYQLSHDFTDNITFRQNLRYAYQHNEEKVFYGGGYTDEAAGQLARYGSYSNSYINSFAVDNQLQGKFTTGILSHTTLVGVDYRNTTFRDTAFGVTTSAPTVNVFNPVYSYDYAVDAVASDKTGVKQSQVGLYAQDQIKLGRLSFQLGGRQDFVTTQVDNGIANTSVSKDASAFTGRAAVMYNFDNGIAPYFSYSESFLPVLATGFGGQMLNPETGVQYEVGVKYQPLGWNALFTFAAFDLTRDNVVTYVPAATYAEQTGQVKSRGIELEGTMSLADGWNLRAAYAYVDAMVTQDPVNVGKAPVTVPLNRASLWSDYTLQNGVLAGLQFGGGIRYVGATWGDDANTFKVGASTVLDALLAYTRDNWRLSLNVTNLADTRYVAACYNLSGCFYAEGRKAIGKLTYRW